One Engystomops pustulosus chromosome 7, aEngPut4.maternal, whole genome shotgun sequence DNA window includes the following coding sequences:
- the LOC140069003 gene encoding protein kinase C delta type-like, with product MGSSKKIKEDPNGGKKRSREALLSSEPPKKKPCPEREQGEEAEKALKNRKRPVSPFTGPSQKRMRCGSKAEEEKEPKPGPSKVTPPDSGATMNTKRYTGKEVIGQGSFGQVVKVWDVIKKRHIAIKTVPRGKSSSAEMSLRTEQEVLEIAIGNPFLIHSHLSFTTKKLWYFAMEFASGGDLLTHLKTSGRLPKSSVQFYAAEITTGIQFLHGKGYIHRDIKPSNILIASSGHVKLADFGLAVKKTQDICGKAGTPRYVAPEVLRGGAYNLAADWYSFGVVLFQLATGLPSSRCIPSAFPSKGLHRDTANIIKELLDDNPNTRLGLNGCIRSHPFFKGINWEDLEQLRITPPYIPGESKS from the coding sequence ATGGGATcttcaaaaaaaattaaagaagacCCAAATGGAGGTAAGAAGAGGAGTAGGGAGGCACTCTTATCATCAGAGCCCCCAAAGAAGAAGCCTTGCCCAGAGAGGGAGCAAGGCGAAGAGGCTGAAAAAGCCCTAAAAAACAGAAAAAGGCCAGTAAGTCCTTTTACTGGTCCTTCTCAGAAGAGGATGAGATGCGGGTCAAAGGCTGAGGAAGAGAAGGAGCCCAAGCCTGGACCTAGCAAAGTGACCCCCCCTGATAGTGGGGCTACCATGAATACGAAAAGATACACAGGAAAAGAGGTCATAGGACAGGGAAGCTTTGGACAAGTGGTGAAAGTCTGGGATGTGATAAAAAAACGCCATATTGCCATAAAAACTGTCCCCAGAGGAAAGTCATCATCGGCTGAGATGTCTCTGCGCACGGAGCAGGAGGTCTTAGAAATAGCAATTGGAAACCCATTCCTTATCCACAGCCATCTGTcctttaccaccaaaaaactCTGGTACTTTGCAATGGAGTTCGCCTCTGGTGGAGATTTACTAACTCATCTTAAAACCAGCGGACGTCTCCCTAAATCAAGTGTCCAATTTTACGCAGCAGAGATCACCACCGGCATCCAATTCCTGCATGGAAAAGGATATATCCACAGGGATATAAAACCCTCAAATATCCTTATTGCCAGCTCTGGACATGTGAAACTGGCAGATTTTGGCCTGGCAGTGAAGAAAACACAAGATATTTGTGGAAAAGCTGGTACTCCCAGATACGTAGCCCCAGAGGTTCTTCGCGGAGGAGCTTACAATTTAGCAGCGGACTGGTATTCTTTTGGGGTTGTGCTCTTCCAGTTGGCCACAGGACTCCCCAGCTCCCGCTGTATCCCATCAGCTTTCCCATCCAAAGGCCTTCACAGAGACACTGCAAATATCATCAAGGAGCTGCTGGATGACAATCCCAATACACGATTAGGACTGAACGGTTGTATTAGATCTCATCCATTTTTTAAGGGCATCAATTGGGAAGACCTGGAGCAGCTGCGTATAACACCACCATATATCCCCGGAGAATCAAAATCCTGA
- the LOC140070254 gene encoding phospholipase A and acyltransferase 5-like: MPLVGRFPTEGDMIEYEHYAYQHWALYVGGGKVVHLKALHGWFSTIAPFFGYLSVVTEETLEVAAAFLPNVPSSACTYKVNNKYDKRSKPFPHLQIVSAARKEVGKLKKYNLMESNCEHFVTELRYSKCFCDQGPFPREGDLIEYEFFAYQHWAIYVGDGKVVHLKALNDNLIDWLFGYLSVVTEEPLEAAAAVVPNVPAIACTYRVNNKYDRRYEPFPPLQIVNAAREEVGKKTTYNVNCEHFVTELRYGKGFSDQNSLVEHQWL; the protein is encoded by the exons ATGCCATTAGTG GGCCGTTTCCCAACAGAAGGCGACATGATTGAATATGAACACTATGCTTACCAGCACTGGGCTTTATACGTTGGAGGGGGAAAAGTTGTTCATTTAAAAG CTCTACATGGTTGGTTCAGCACCATTGCCCCGTTCTTTGGATACTTATCTGTGGTGACGGAAGAAACTTTAGAGGTCGCTGCTGCCTTCCTTCCAAATGTTCCTTCTAGTGCTTGTACCTATAAAGTGAATAATAAGTATGACAAGAGAAGTAAACCTTTCCCACACCTACAAATTGTGAGTGCAGCACGTAAAGAAGTGGGGAAACTAAAGAAATACAACCTCATGGAAAGCAACTGTGAACATTTTGTGACCGAACTAAGATATAGTAAATGCTTTTGTGACCAG GGCCCTTTCCCAAGAGAAGGCGACCTGATTGAATATGAGTTCTTTGCTTACCAGCACTGGGCAATATACGTTGGAGACGGAAAAGTTGTTCATTTAAAAG CTCTAAATGATAACCTCATTGACTGGTTATTTGGATACTTATCTGTGGTGACAGAAGAACCTTTAGAGGCTGCCGCTGCCGTTGTTCCAAATGTTCCTGCTATTGCCTGTACCTATAGAGTGAATAACAAGTATGACAGAAGATATGAACCTTTCCCACCCCTACAAATTGTGAACGCAGCAAGAGAAGAAGTGGGGAAAAAGACAACATACAATGTCAACTGTGAACATTTTGTGACCGAACTAAGATATGGGAAAGGCTTTAGTGACCAG aattccctagtggagcatcaatggctataa